The Lucilia cuprina isolate Lc7/37 chromosome 5, ASM2204524v1, whole genome shotgun sequence genome includes a window with the following:
- the LOC124419925 gene encoding putative transmembrane ascorbate-dependent reductase CYB561 homolog translates to MKIKPAQVAAFAFMMGYTIFGLMCLKLVYNRQSCNGSFYLTKGYQWFTTGIIGPHIQVDVLFDNRFCAGSLHGFLSCASTYVLGYAVAVYRLFNGFRTRFVKLLHVGLHAISLAFFACGYFILYFAEYNVEYDYNKFHAYTSIFVCCMYLLQIIVGLSTFFLQRNIQLRLKFAPFHDVFGIWLIIALVACCISGKHYALIDYTKMNQNAFYSLTFVSYSFLLIVVLNPFFEWDLVGHI, encoded by the exons atgaaaattaaaccgGCTCAAGTTGCTGCTTTTGCATTTATGATGGGCTACACTATTTTTGGACTCATGTGCCTAAAATTAGTATACAATCGCCAAAGTTGCAATGGTTCCTTTTACCTCACTAAAGGCTATCAATGGTTTACGACTGGAATTATTGGCCCACATATACAAGTAGATGTGCTTTTTGACAATCGTTTTTGTGCTGGCAGTTTACATGGCTTTTTAAGTTGCGCTTCAACGTATGTTTTAGGTTATG CCGTTGCTGTTTATCGCCTTTTTAATGGTTTTCGCACGCGATTTGTCAAACTTTTGCATGTTGGTTTACACGCAATTTCCCTTGCATTTTTTGCCTGTGGATATTTTATTCTATACTTTGCGGAATATAACGTGGAATatgattataataaatttcatgcCTACACctcaatatttgtttgttgtatgtatCTGTTGCAG ATTATTGTTGGCTTATCCACATTTTTCCTTCAAAGAAATATACAACTTCGTTTAAAATTTGCTCCATTTCATGATGTTTTCGGTATTTGGTTGATTATTGCTTTGGTGGCTTGCTGCATATCGGGAAAACATTACGCCCTGATAGACTACACCAAAATGAATCAAAATGCTTTCTATAGTCTAACATTTGTTTCGTATTCTTTTCTTTTGATAGTGGTtttaaatccattttttgaATGGGATTTG GTGGgtcatatataa